GCTCCGCTCGCTTCTGTCAACAAGGTGAGGGATGGCGGGAGGGGCTAACATCGTCTTTCCCCAGGATCGGAGGGAAGAGAAACGCGTGGACTCGGGCGCAGCGTCACCCGCCCTCTCTTACCCTGCGAGGAGAGCTGCCTCACGCTGTTGACAAACTGCTCCAAGGCGGACGCCATTTTGTCCAACCGCCTCCCCTCTGCTCATTCAAACGGCGTCGCTGCGGCCCCGCGCCCGCCTCCCGCCGCACCGCGCcggcgcagcgcagcgcagcgccctGACGTCATCAGCAGGAGGGTAGAACAGGAGAGCAGAGCAGAGGGGGCAGAgcagaggagagagggggcagagcagaggagagagggggcagagcagaggagagagggggcagagcagaggagagagggggcagagcagaggagagagggggcagagcaggagagagggggcagagcaggagagagggggcagagcagaggagagagtgggcagagcaggagagagggggcagagcaggagagagagagggcagagcaggagagagagagggcagagcaggagagagagggcagagcaggagagagagagagggcagagcaggagagagggagagggcagagcaggagagagggcagagcaggagagagagagggcaaagcaggagagagagagggagggcagagCAGGAACGAGGGCAGAGCAGGAGCGAGAGAGGGCAGAgcaggagagagagggcagagcaggagagagagggcagagcaggagagagagggcagagcaggagagagagagggcagagcaggagagagagagggcagagcaagagagagagagggcagagcaagagagagagagggcagagcaaGAGAGCGAGAGGGCAgagcacgagagagagagagagggcagagcaggagagagagagggcagaacaggagagagagagagagcagagcagGATTTTTCCCAATGTAATTTAATGTCCAGCATAGGTACTGActccatcatcgaagggatctgtGTAAGacggtgcagatgctggtttaaactgaagatagacacaaaaagctggagtaacttagtgggacatgcagcatctctggacaggaatgggtgatgtttcgggtcgggacccttcttcggacctagAGGATGTACTGCCTCAAAAAAGGGAGCCAGCATTGTAAAAGACCTATACCAACCACCCTGTCAATGTTCTCATTTCATCCCAACATTGGAAAGAAACATTTAATGTAGTTTTATAGAcaacatgaaaataggcccttaggcccaccgagtccatgacgaccaccaatatcccattcacaccagttttatGTTACCTACTTCCTACAtattggggaaatttacagatgctaatttatcctacaaacacgcacatctttcggatgcgtgaggaaaccagagcatctggggaaaacccacggacagcacccaaggataggattgaacacgggtctctggtgctgcaaggcagcagctccaccagctgtgccactgtgctccccACAGGTATAGGAGTCAGAAAACCATGATCAcctggttcaagaatagcttctatcCAACAAACACCAGGCTCTAGAACCCTACATACTATGGACTGTGGAATGTCtttattcatttattgatttttttattgGTTATGTTATTGATGACTTAATAacttctgcgtgggttttctccgagatcttcggtttcctcccacactccaaagacgtacaggtatgtaggttaattggctgggtaaatgtaaaaaattgtccctagtgggtgtaggatagtgttaatgtacggggatcactgggcggcacggacttggagggccgaaaaggcctgtttccggctgtatatatatgatatgatatgaacttcAGACTTAATTGTGCTTCCAGAACAACACAAAttatgatctgcagttccttgtgtctccacctatcagtcgccaggctttgccccgcctccacctctctttccaCCGCTCTATCAttttgatgaagggtctgaactgaaatgttgcctgtccattccctccacacatgctgtctgacctgctaagttcctcccacactttgtgttttgctcaggattagcCATGACTTGCATTGAACGCCAGAATAGGCTCAAAtggccatttagtttagtttctgtgtGATCATATGGGGAGGAGAATGCATACAGTGTAGGCGGGAAATGGCCAGTGACTTAGAAAACAATTATTCTCCTGGCACAGGATAATATTTGTGCGTCGTAAAAAAGaaactggaaatgctggtttgcccaaaggtagacacataatgttggagtaactcaccaggtctctggagaaaatcccaacccggaatgtcacctgTTGTaatgattgattgtaatcatgtatagtcttttcgctgactgaatagcacccgatgaaaaaaagtttttcactatacctctgtgcatgtgacaataataaatgaaactaaactatccaTAATATCTGTGCGTTTGAGTGTATGAGAGAGGCGGAGAATAACACAAAAGCAAATGTAACCTGCACTGGAAATATAATATGTCACATGGAACTTTTGTAAAGGTAAAAGGAAGTTATTTGTTTTTCTTTACAAGTTGTCTGTCAATACGTTTCTGCAATATTGAAAGGGGATTTGTAACGTGCATGTTCCTGTCAGCGATTAAATATAACATTTGTCTGGTGCTTCGATATTGTTTGTAACAGCCGCACTTGGAAATGTGTGATCTTTCTGGGTAAAAGAACAACACGAAATGATCCCGCCTACTGACGGAGCTGTCTCGTTGGTCGCTCTGCCTCTGCTTTGAAGGGAGCGTGATTTCCGGAGATTAGAGGTGCGACGAGTTAGTTTGCCAATATCTGAAAGTGTcaagggttgggttgggttggtagtTTAATTCACATCACACGGCGGTGAAGGGAGCTCCCAGCCGTGGCGCCCAGTGCAAATCGAGGTCATCTCGCATGTAGCAATTGCCCGCTGATCAAAGGACACTGTGGCTGCCTCCATTAATTACACGTGgctaaataatatatttttctctccccccccccccctcccccaaatgaCTTTATGCAGAGGGCTCTTTTAGGCACACTGTTGTTTTCTTTTGCACATCAGCATGATCTTCCGCAGTTTGTTTGCAACTCTGCGGAGTTCGGGCAGCAAACTGTTAGGCGCGACGACCAGGTCGTTTTGCGCAGTGCCGCAGTGTGTTGGAGAGGGCGAGCGGCTGCGGGTCCTGGTCGACATGGACGGAGTGCTGGCCGACTTTGAGGGTGGATTCCTGCAAAAGTACAAGAGCACGTATCCCGGGGAGCCGTTCGTAGAGCTGGCGGATCGCAGAGGTTTCTGGGTTTCTACACAGTATGGAGAGATTCAGCCCGATCTGTCTGTAAGTGAAAGGTTGCACGGAATCAACCGCGCATTGCTACGTGCTGGTTAATGCATAAACCAGATCTTGCATCTGCATGGTCTCAGTTCAAATTATTTATTGGCTTGCGGCGATATAACGAACAGTATATTTAGTAGTTAATAATGCTTACCAGATGAAAattagtgcagatgctggaaatctgaaataaatagcaAAATtcgtgcaaatgctggaaataggaaATAAATGGCACATGAGCTGTGGAGCAATCGGCACAGAAAAGCAACTGCCATTGGTCCTTGCTGGCCTACAGACTGTCACAAGCATTTTATtttgtatgtaggaaggaactccagatgctggtttaaaccgaagatagacacaaaaagctggagtaactcagcgggacaggcagcatctctggagagaaggaatgggtgacgtttctgggtcgagatcctttttgtTCATTTTATTAAGCAGATCATCTTTCATTCCTTGGGGTAAATTGGTCCATATATCAGTCTCAGATTTTTAACAAgtcactgtggcgcagctggtagagaccggggtttgatccaaacctcaggtgctgtcagtttggagttctcccagtgaccatgtgggtttccaccaggtgttCCTTTTTATCCCCGCATCCCAACAGGcttagcgttagagttgctgtcaGGTTCATtgttgactgcaggtgctgtctgtgcggagtttgcacgttctccccatgacctgtgtgggtttgctccgggagctacggtttccccccgcacttcaaagacgtacaggtttataggctgatgaacttgataaaaattgtaaattgtccctagtgtgtaggatagtgttaatgtgtgagaatcactgggtggcgcggacccagtgggctgaagggcctgttttcgcgctgcatctctaaactaaatatgggtttgtaggttatttggcgtaCGTACATTGCCCCTaagatgtagggagtggatgcaaaaataggataacatagaactagtgtgaacggatggttggcgtggattctgtTAGTCTGAAGGGCCTGCAGACATGTTCTATCATTCATATGAATTAATAGTAAGTTTAGTGTAATAACAGATATTACGCTGACTGTCTTCCGAGGTTATTGTAAAAGATTCCAAAATTGGTTGTCTGGTTGTTTCCTTTGGAACAAAGGtgaatgagaagaaactttttggaAGTGTATAAAGTGAAGAAAAGGGCTAGATTAGATAGAAAGGATCTATTTCCCGTGATGGGTggaaacggggaggggggagggtgggggcatCAAATACCAAGAGGTATAGATGTAAAGAGTCTTGATGTAAGGTAGAAGGTCTAGGGTACACAGCTAGTACACGTTGGAAGGCAGGACTAAGCTGTGTTCAtgaagacagaaggaactgcagacagatataaagtgctggtggaactctgggtcaggcagcatctctggacagaaaggatgggagacgtttcgggtcaggacccttcttcagacacaccatcttcagacatgctgcctgacccgctgagttacttcagcactttgtgtctattttggcataaaccagcatctgcagttctttgtttcgactggaactgcaggtggtggaatCGAGCAGAGTACAAAGTGCTTAAAGACATActgtaaagtgctggaataactcagcgggtcaggcagcatctgtgaagggaatggagaggcgacattccaggtcaggactcttctgcaAACtgagtggagtggggtggggggggaaggggagaaaattggaaaaagagagatgggggtgggacaaagcctggcaagtgatgggtggatacaagtgaggggggggaggattgattggcagatgggtggagtagttaacaaaggttagagatggaaaggagacaaaaaggagtaaagaggagtgaaatgtaaaacacataggagggatatagatggaaggggaagggaggaggggcgagataatgggagaaatgggtgtgcatcaggCTGAGAGGGGGGGTTTGTGTTCATGAGTTGGAGAGGAACTTAATTACACAATCTTCTGGCTCTGCCAAGAATGCAATTGACTAAGTCAAGCAGATACTAGTTGCTTCATAGCCTGAGACCAAGCAAGTGTTGACAAGTAAAAGTAAATGTTTTTCTTGTAGAAGTTTTTGCCTATTTAATCACACAATTCAACCTAAATCTCAAAGAACCGTGTTCGTTACATGCATGTTTGTGTCAGGACAATTAAATATTGTTTAATAAAAAATGTTAAAATGCTGAACACACTCAGTGGGTTTAGACTATTGAAataaagtatggaaacaggcccttcggcccaccaggtctgcaccagcgatcaccttatacactagtgctatcctacacacgaggaacaagttacaatttcaccaaagccaattaatctacaaacctgtacatctttggagtgtgagaggaaaccggagcacccggtctcacacggtcacggggagaaagtacaagctccgtacagacagcacccgtagtcaggattggacccgggtacctggcattgtgaggcagcaactctatcgctgcgccactccaAAGAGATGATGGAGATAGCTGTGCTCAATTTGTAGGTCACCACCTGTGTAGGTGGAGATCCCTACCTTTCACAGTGCAAGACTCCCCAATTCATTCAGAAGGGAAaaacactgtgctggagtaacatgccGTCTGTTATGTGCTAAAATGTTTCCTAcaacacagatgtgactgtgcatGAAACCAAATACTTCACTGATCGATTAACTCAAAGACAAGGATGTGCAAGATGCTAATAAAAGCAAATGTATAATTTCCTGTAGTAATAAATAacaggtgtttaaaaaaaaaccccacattgtGTGCTTGCAGCAGGTTCAGAAGCTTTGGGGAACAAAAGGGCACTAaacgttggagtgactcagcgggtcaggcagcatccctggtgacgtttggggtctcgACCCTTCAGATGAATTAATGCAATTAATaggtgacattctccctgtgaccgcgtgggttttttccaggtgctctggtttcccccacactacaaagatgaacaggtttgtagattaattggcttcggtaaaattgttaaattgtccccggtgtgtagaatagtgttaatgtgcgggctgatcgctggtcggcactgactcggtgggctgaagggcctgtttccgcgctgtatctctaaactaaactaataattggTATGAATGGTACATggtttgctctaattctaataTTCTTGTTTTTAAATAAAACGCACAGGAGAAATCAATAAGTATCTGGGAGTCCAAGAACTTCTTCATTGAACTCGATCCGCTTCCTGGTGCAGTAGCGGCAGTGAAAGAGATGGCCAACTTGAAAAAGTGAGTCAGGACTCCAAAACTATTACTATTCTTTGTGGACTGTCCCGAATTCCCGCAATGACGTGATGTCTGTTTCTTTTCCACAGCACTGACGTGTTCATTTGCACCAGCCCCATAAAGAAGTTCGATCACTGTCCCTTTGAAAAAGTGAGTTACGCAAAAACATCAACCAAGAGAAACAGATTCATGGCTAAGAGGATATATGCTGAAATTTAAACAGAACCTAAATCCTAAACAGATTTGTAAAGAACAGATTTACACGTTCGCTGGATGCACTGTGGATACCTTTGCCTTTGATAACCATCAGGAGCTTGAATAAGTAACTCACATTTTGTAATAATCGGTGCGAAGGAACCCAGCAAATAACCATGTGCTAAACAGATAGAAAATCCAATGAAAGTCGATTCCAAAGGTCCTTTTATTTGCTATAGTTTATATTATTCGTGGCTTATTAAATATTAATTATtactagaccaaacctctcctgcattggtgcagcaccctgtcctcccctctctcctcaaccccccctcccctctcccttcttccccactccccccccttcgcccctcccaccctcctcccctccccctcccctccttttaaacttcaaaatgtgaataactttaaaaacataacaccgatttcaagaaaactacttgcattatcactaaagtgacaatggtgagtaaggtgggcctaaaattgtcgcgctatcgtgtaccgttttggctgaagttcagtcacaaacaagataacaaaggagagttttagtatatagattaaactGGTTAAATATGAGGTGGTATATTATTATCACAATATAAAcaattaggtacatggataggacaggtttagagggatataggccaaacgcaagcaggtgggattagtgtagacgttggtcagtgtgagcaagttgggccgaaggccctgtttccacgctgtatgattctatgactctatgatatgaATAATAAGTTGGCCAGTTATTTGTTGGTGAGTAAGGAAAGGGGGAACAGAATTTTCTTGGAACATGTCATTaaatggagcgcaggagactgagggatgatgttatagatgtgtataaaatcatgtgaaaTAGATACggtgaacgcacagagtctttatcCAGTATAgcagaatcaaaaacaagaggacaatgTGTAAGCTGAGAGCGGttaccttttcattcagagggtgttaGGTTTATGGAAtgatttgccagaggaggtagttgaggcaggtaaaattaaaaaaattaaattatgttttacttttatttatttacttatttttgtttacacaattgccgattacttcacaggatggctgatgcataatgaatgagtgtatcctgaaccatctgacatgttgtagatatgtatgggcctgcgccttggaagaatgtagagttttgctgtcaaattgtgcatttgtatttgtgatatgatgtattgtgaacacatcagctgcaaaggggtgtccaaggagggtgggtgagggttatttttgttgctatatataaaaaacaaaatggaggggaatgtaatgcattacgtctttcgtattgtatctttccttcaataaaaataaatatttttttaaaaaaagacacggaCAGGTACATCGAGAGGAAAGAgcctatatgggccaaatgtggggagtagcatagatggggcatcttggccgacatggatgagttgggtcgaagggcctgtttccgtgctgtatgactacgacTCCAAATACAGTAGCACAGGTTAACAAGGCAACAGAGAAAGAGAAAGTACTGTGGTGATGATAGAGCAGAGCAGAAAATGTATGTAAAACATACAGAATATCAGTTAGGCCACACATAGTACTGTTCACAGTCCTTGTCTCCACTTATATAGAGACACTGGAGAAAGTACAAAAACATTCAATAGAATAGTAAGAATTGGAGTGCTTGTGTCTGTTAGTAAATGTGGGATATTTTCTCTAGATAACAAAAGACAAGTGGGATAACCCGAGAGGGTTTTAGGTTATGAAATTGCTTGAAAGGATTGACATGGACTAAACTCATTaacttatgggggggggggggggggggggggggcggcggggggggggcaggcaagtggaacatgcttggttaggcaacttggttgcaTGGACTAGTTGAGCTGAAGGGACAGATTCCGTGCTCTATAACTAAGTGATTCTATAACTCAGTGATTCTATAACTCATGGGCATCCCTGGCAAATGACTGCTCCAAATGAAGAAGGAATATCTAGGAAGACACTGTGCACCAGatctatagagtcatacagcatggaaacagactcttcagcccaacttgcccaccccaaccaatctacacttgtcccacctgcctgtgtttggcccatatccctctaaacctgtcccatccatgtacctgtccaaatgtttcctaaataTTGCAATAGTACCAGCTTTAACTAccttttctggcagctcattccatccactcaccaccctctgtgtgacaaagttacctctcaggttcttattaattcttccccccctccacccccctcgcaTTAAACCCatgttcctctggttcttgattctcctactgtgggcaaaagactctgtccctcatccttctgcgaataaagtcctagcctgctcaatctctccctatagctcaggccctcaagacctggcaacatctttataaatcgtctctgcaccctttttaagcttgacaacacctttcctatgaaaggatgaccaaaactgaacgctaCACTCTTTAGATAGACAGCAAGCTATACATAAGGAGGCCTTGCACAAGCAAGCACACACAGAATCCCAAACAAtaccacccctctccctcaccacccAGCCCTAATCACCAATGCCTGTCCCATCCTTGGCTAGGTCTCCAGACCTCAGCTGCCGCAGAACCCGCACAATTAGATTTGAGGCAACTTGCCTTCAACCAAGATGGAGTGCCAAAGAAGAGGGACAGGCATAACAAATATGTTTTCATTGGTAAAATTATCAGAAAATAAACCTGATCAGGAAGATAATTCTTTATCCGGGGAATGTCAAActtgttccatctacacttcacactgcctcagccagGCCATCAACATTTTCAAGGACCAGTCTTACCCtggccatcccctctcctcccttctcccatcaggcaagaggtacagaagtttgaaaatgcatacctccagattcagggacagtttcttccctgctgttatcaggcaactgaatggtcctcttgcCAACTgaatgtggtcctgacctccctacCACATTGGGAACCTTTAAACTATtttttatcagacttcaatgatATATCTTGCATTGAATGTTGTAcattttgtcatgtatctgtggaCATCTTGAaggcttttctctgactggatagcatgcaaacaaaagctttcacagtacctcaggtcatgtgacaatattaaacgaaactaaacacgaAGTATTCATGGCTCAGAACATAGATGCATTTAAgggaatgctggagaaacacatgTGAGAAAGAAATAAGAGGAGACACTGAAGAAACTTAATGGAAAGGAAGTGGAAAGGCTTTGCTGGGGCATGACCACTGCTTGAGTCTCCTATGAGCTTTGTGGCGTGTTTCGATGCTGATAGACATTAAAAAGTACAAAAATCAAAAGATACCAACGGGAAATTATGAGGTTTCACAGCTCCTTGCCTCCTAATATCCGGTTTGGTTATTGTCGTCtgtaccgaggtagtgaaaagctttattgttgcatgctatccagtcagcggaaagactatacatgattacaatcaaactgtccacaatgcacagatgcaggataaagggaataacgttcagtgcaagataaagtccagtaaagtccaatttaaagatagtctgatggtctccaatgaggtagatggtaggtcaggaccgctctctagttggtgatagaatggttcagttgcctgataacagcagggaagaaactttgaatctggaggtgtgtgttttcacacttctgtgcctcttgcctcatgggagaggggagaagagggagtgactggggtgcgactcgtccttgattatgccggtggcCTTGAGGCAGCGTGAGGAGTAAATGCAGCCAACGGAAGGgaagttagtttgtgtgatggtctgggctgcgtccacaattctctgcaatttcttgcggtctgggatggagctgttcccaaaccgtgctgcgatgcatcccgataaaatgctttccacggcgcaACTGTAGAAGTTTATGAGAGATGTTGAACTTGACTCTGTTTCCACAGTACGCCTGGGTTGAGAAACATCTTGGGAAAGAGTTTCTGGAGCTGATGGTCCTAACACGGGATAAAACATTGATATCAGGCAGTTTGCTGATAGATGACAAACCGGATATCTCAGGTAACATTCTTGGTTACAAGGACCATGTTTGTAAAAATTCCATTGGATGCAATAATACGAGGAATTCATGGCTGGGAATTCGTGGGATATCGTGATCAGAGTTTCTTAGAATCTTAAAATATTTCCCTGTACATATGGGGTCCTTtggtccatcatgtccatgctggttGGATTAGCCACCCTCATCCCACCCTCCGACacttggtctgtgtctctgtatgCCACACATCCTCAAATACGCAGGTACAAAGTACTTTGTAAATGAGATGAAAGTTCATCTGTCCTTTTTGGTAATGAGTTCCATTTTtgttcagttcactttagtttagagatacagcatggaaacaggcccttcggcccactgtccacgctgaccattgatcacccccacatacgctgaccattgatcacccccacATTAGTCCCATAttgttcc
This is a stretch of genomic DNA from Rhinoraja longicauda isolate Sanriku21f chromosome 21, sRhiLon1.1, whole genome shotgun sequence. It encodes these proteins:
- the nt5m gene encoding 5'(3')-deoxyribonucleotidase, mitochondrial is translated as MIFRSLFATLRSSGSKLLGATTRSFCAVPQCVGEGERLRVLVDMDGVLADFEGGFLQKYKSTYPGEPFVELADRRGFWVSTQYGEIQPDLSEKSISIWESKNFFIELDPLPGAVAAVKEMANLKNTDVFICTSPIKKFDHCPFEKYAWVEKHLGKEFLELMVLTRDKTLISGSLLIDDKPDISGVEPYPTWEHILFSACHNMHLQLRAPQRRLQSWADDWKLILDSKRQ